CAGAGAAGGCAGTAATTCTTGCAGCTGGATTTGGAACGAGGCTAAGAAAGCTGACTGAAGAAACCCCCAAAGGTCTTCTAAAAGTTGCTGGTAGGGAAATCCTCTATAGAACCATGAAAGTTCTCCAAGAGCTTGGTGTTGAAGAGTTTATAATCGTTACAAATCCAAAATACGAGACTAAATTTAGAGAATTCGCTAAGAAAAACAGTTTTAAGGTTCAGATTGTGATAAACGAACATCCAGAGAAGGGCAATGGGTATTCTCTTTACTTAGCCAAGGATTTAGTTGGCGGAAAGTTTATCCTTGTCATGAGTGATCATATCTATGGAAAAGCTTTTCTTGAGATAGCTGTGAAAGGGGAAGGGCTCATTGTTGATAAAGCCCCGAAGTATACCAGCATTGAGGAAGCAACAAAAGTTAGAATCAAAGATAGCCGCGTGGAGGACATTGGAAAGCACCTTAAAGATTTTGACGCCATCGATACTGGATTCTTCGTCTTGACTCCCGAGATATTCGAGGTTGCTGATGAGATTCTGTCAGAAAAAGGAAAAGCTGAGCTGAGCGAGATCGTGAAAAGGGCAAAGCTTAAAGTAACTTCTGTGAGCGGATTTTTCTGGATGGACATCGACACTCCAGAGGACATCAAAAAAGCAAGAAAGCTTGTAATCCAGACCTCTGTAAAGGGAAGTGGAGATGGCTTCATATCAAGGCATTTAAACAGAAAAATCTCCACGAGAATAAGCACTCTCCTCGTTGATTACGTTACTCCCAACCAGATGACAGTTGTAACTTTCTTGCTTGGCATTCTCTCAGCTTTACTGAATTTTATCAGCGTCCCCCTGGCTGGAATTCTGTATCAAATAAGCTCCATCCTTGATGGTGTTGATGGAGAGATTGCACGTGCGAGCATGAGGACGAGCAGATTTGGTGGCTATGTGGACTCAATTCTTGACAGATACGTGGACTTTGCATTTTTGTTGATATTAGCTTACGTTACAATTAAAGAACCGCTCTGGTGGGCAACAGCTGTGACAGCAATCTTTGGCTCAGCGATGGTAAGCTATTCAACGGAGCGTTATAAGGCAGCGTATGGAAGCGACATTTATAAGGATATTCCAGTAATGCGATACCTTATCGGAAAGAGGGACGAAAGGATATTCCTAACAATGTTACTATGCTTAGCCGGGCAAATAAAAGCCCTCTTTGCTCTATTAGCAATCTTGACAAATCTTAGAATAGTGGCGACAGTTTGGCTGGTATGGAAAAATAAGAAAGACTAAACCAAAAACTCCAGAGCTTTTTCTGTCTTTTTATCAAACAGGACAATCCTATCTTCTCTGATCTTCACCGTCACCTTCTCTCCAAATGTGAAGTGCTCTCCTTCTGGTGCAAACACTTTAACAAATGCCTTATCAACGGAAACAGTGACTATCTGCTCCCTCCCAAGAGGTTCGAAAGAGTATACCTCTCCAACCAACCCTTCACTGATGCCCTTTACAACCTCTGCATCATGCGGTCTAAATCCAAGGAGCACTTCCTTTATGCCGAGCTTTTCAATCAGCCCCCTATACTGAGCAGGAACTGGTATCCTGCTTTCATAAATCCTTAAGTGGCCATTTTCAACCTCCGCTTCAACAAAATTCATGGGTGGATTTCCAAGGAATCCTCCAACGAACTTGTATTTTGGCTTGTAGTAGACGTCATCTGGAGTCCCCACCTGGAGTATCTTCCCTTCCCTAATCACAGCTATTCTGTCAGCCATTGCTAACGCCTCAGCTTGATCATGGGTAACGTAAACTGCCGTAATGCCCAACTCCTTCTGCAGTCTCTTCAGCTCAGCTCTGACCTCAATTCTAAGCAAAGCATCTAAGTTGCTCAGAGGCTCATCCAAAAGCAGGACATCGGGTTCTTTGACTAAAGCTCTCGCTATTGCAACTCTCTGCTGCTGACCACCGCTGAGCTGCCATGGATATCTGTCAAGCAGGTTTTCGATGTGAAGCATCTTTGCAACTTCTATAACCT
Above is a genomic segment from Thermococcus sp. SY098 containing:
- a CDS encoding bifunctional L-myo-inositol-1-phosphate cytidylyltransferase/CDP-L-myo-inositol myo-inositolphosphotransferase, whose product is MLPEKAVILAAGFGTRLRKLTEETPKGLLKVAGREILYRTMKVLQELGVEEFIIVTNPKYETKFREFAKKNSFKVQIVINEHPEKGNGYSLYLAKDLVGGKFILVMSDHIYGKAFLEIAVKGEGLIVDKAPKYTSIEEATKVRIKDSRVEDIGKHLKDFDAIDTGFFVLTPEIFEVADEILSEKGKAELSEIVKRAKLKVTSVSGFFWMDIDTPEDIKKARKLVIQTSVKGSGDGFISRHLNRKISTRISTLLVDYVTPNQMTVVTFLLGILSALLNFISVPLAGILYQISSILDGVDGEIARASMRTSRFGGYVDSILDRYVDFAFLLILAYVTIKEPLWWATAVTAIFGSAMVSYSTERYKAAYGSDIYKDIPVMRYLIGKRDERIFLTMLLCLAGQIKALFALLAILTNLRIVATVWLVWKNKKD
- a CDS encoding ABC transporter ATP-binding protein; the protein is MVKITLENITKKFGDFTALDNINLKIDDREFMALLGPSGSGKSTLLYTIAGIYKPTSGRIYFDDRDVTEVPPKDRNVGLVFQNWALYPHMKVFDNIAFPLELRKAPKQEIEKKVIEVAKMLHIENLLDRYPWQLSGGQQQRVAIARALVKEPDVLLLDEPLSNLDALLRIEVRAELKRLQKELGITAVYVTHDQAEALAMADRIAVIREGKILQVGTPDDVYYKPKYKFVGGFLGNPPMNFVEAEVENGHLRIYESRIPVPAQYRGLIEKLGIKEVLLGFRPHDAEVVKGISEGLVGEVYSFEPLGREQIVTVSVDKAFVKVFAPEGEHFTFGEKVTVKIREDRIVLFDKKTEKALEFLV